The DNA region TGAGCCTGCGAGTTAGCGATATGTGGCGAGGTTAACCCGAGTGGGGTAGCCGTAGCGAAAGCGAGTCTGAATAGGGCGATTCAGTCGCATGTCCTAGACCCGAAGCGAAGTGATCTATCCATGGCCAGGTTGAAGCGACGGTAAGACGTCGTGGAGGACCGAACCCACTTAGGTTGAAAACTGAGGGGATGAGCTGTGGATAGGGGTGAAAGGCCAATCAAACTTCGTGATAGCTGGTTCTCTCCGAAATGCATTTAGGTGCAGCGTTGCGTGTTTCTTGCCGGAGGTAGAGCTACTGGATGGCCGATGGGCCCTACAAGGTTACTGACGTCAGCCAAACTCCGAATGCCGGTAAGTGAGAGCGCAGCAGTGAGACTGTGGGGGATAAGCTTCATAGTCGAGAGGGAAACAACCCAGACCACCATCTAAGGTCCCAAAGCGCGTGCTAAGTGGGAAAGGATGTGGAGTTGCTTTGACAACCAGGAGGTTGGCTTAGAAGCAGCCACCCTTGAAAGAGTGCGTAATAGCTCACTGGTCAAGTGATTCCGCGCCGACAATGTAACGGGGCTCAAGCACGCCACCGAAGCTGTGGCATTGATATTATTGGTAGGCCTTCGTGGTCCAGCCGTATTGATGGGTAGGAGAGCGTCGTGTGGCCAGCGAAGCGGCGGTGTGAACCAGCCGTGGAGGCTACACGAGTGAGAATGCAGGCATGAGTAGCGAAAGACGTGTGAGAAACACGTCCTCCGAAAGACCAAGGGTTCCAGGGTCAAGCTAATCTTCCCTGGGTAAGTCGGGACCTAAGGCGAGGCCGACAGGCGTAGTCGATGGACAACGGGTTGATATTCCCGTACCGGCGAAGAACCGCCCAAACCAATCCAGTAATGCTAAGTGTCTGAATCCCAGTGACCGATCCCTTCGGGGTGAGGCGTTGGGCCTAGCACACGACCCTATGCTGAGGCGGTTAGCGTATTAACAGGTGTGACGCAGGAAGGTAGCCCAAGCCAGGCGATGGTAGTCCTGGTGCAAGTGCGTAGGCCGAGTGATAGGCAAATCCGTCACTCATTAAGGCTGAGACACGATGCGGATAAAAAGTGGGTGATCCTATGCTGCCAAGAAAAGCATCGACGCGAGGTTCAAGCCGCCCGTACCCCAAACCGACTCAGGTGGTCAGGTAGAGAATACCAAGGAGATCGAGAGAATCGTGGTTAAGGAACTCGGCAAAATGCCCCCGTAACTTCGGGAGAAGGGGGGCCTTCGACGTATTAGGACTTGCTCCGAAAGCGTTTGGAGGCCGCAGAGACTAGTGGGTAGCGACTGTTTACTAAAAACACAGGTCCGTGCCAAGTCGCAAGACGATGTATACGGACTGACGCCTGCCCGGTGCTGGAAGGTTAAGAGGACCGGTTAGCCGCAAGGCGAAGCTGAGAATTTAAGCCCCAGTAAACGGCGGTGGTAACTATAACCATCCTAAGGTAGCGAAATTCCTTGTCGGGTAAGTTCCGACCTGCACGAATGGCGTAACGACTTCCCAACTGTCTCAACCGCGAACTCGGCGAAATTGCATTACGAGTAAAGATGCTCGTTACGCGCAGCAGGACGGAAAGACCCCGTGACCTTTACTATAGTTTGGTATTGGTGTTCGGTGTGGCTTGTGTAGGATAGGTGGGAGACTTTGAAGCGTGGACGCTAGTTCATGTGGAGTCATTGTTGAAATACCACTCTGGTCACTCTGGATATCTAACTTAGAACCGTAATCCGGTTCAGGGACAGTGCCTGATGGGTAGTTTAACTGGGGCGGTTGCCTCCTAAAGAGTAACGGAGGCGCCCAAAGGTTCCCTCAACCTGGTTGGCAATCAGGTGGCGAGTGTAAGTGCACAAGGGAGCTTGACTGTGAGACTGACAGGTCGAGCAGGGACGAAAGTCGGGACTAGTGATCCGGCAGTGGCTTGTGGAAGCGCTGTCGCTCAACGGATAAAAGGTACCTCGGGGATAACAGGCTGATCTTGCCCAAGAGTCCATATCGACGGCATGGTTTGGCACCTCGATGTCGGCTCGTCGCATCCTGGGGCTGGAGTAGGTCCCAAGGGTTGGGCTGTTCGCCCATTAAAGCGGTACGCGAGCTGGGTTTAGAACGTCGTGAGACAGTTCGGTCCCTATCCGCTGCGCGCGCAGGAAATTTGAGAGGATCTGACCCTAGTACGAGAGGACCGGGTTGGACGAACCTCTGGTGTGTCAGTTGTTCCGCCAGGAGCACCGCTGATTAGCTACGTTCGGGATGGATAACCGCTGAAAGCATCTAAGCGGGAAGCCGGCCTCAAGATGAGATTTCCATGCCTTCGGGCGAGAGGCTCCCAGCCAGATTACTGGGTTGATAGGCCGGATGTGTAAGCGTGGCAACACGTGCAGCTGACCGGTACTAATAAGCCGATGACTTGATAATCACCGTTCCAGGTGCTTGCGTCCACTGAGTGGTTCTCGATGTACGGTCGAGAACCGCATGAGCTGCGTCCACGCAGCGACCGCTACATTCGTGTAGCAATTCATGCTTTTGAACGATTGAAACATCAATAGTGTTTCGGCGGCCATAGCGTGAGGGAAACGCCCGGTTACATTCCGAACCCGGAAGCTAAGCCTCACAGCGCCGATGGTACTGCAGGGGGGACCCTGTGGGAGAGTAGGACACCGCCGGACTTCTTTCGTGAAATGGCCACCCATCGCTGGGTGGCCATTTCTCGTTAACGCACCGACCCGACGCAGAGCGTGCACCGCCTGCGGGACGGCCGGTGCACGCGGCTCCTACATCGCGGCGCCGATATAGGAGTACTTCACGAACACCTCCGCAGCAAGGTCGGCCTCTTCCAGCACGCCCTGTACTGCGGTGAGCATGTACTTGGAGTCCCAGCCCATGTAGAGGAAGTGGGACTCGTCCAGCGCGTCCCAGTGGCCGTTCCACGCCTGCGCTGTGTAGATCGGCCCACCGCGCCGTGCGCTGAAGGCCACGACGTCTGCGCGTGCATCCGCCCACAGCCGTTTGAACACGCGGTTGAAGAGGTATTTGACGTCGTGCACCTCCCAGTGCTCGCCGCGGTACTCCACGTATTCGAACTCGCGCTGCCAGCCGCGGGGCCAACCGCGCCGACGCTGTGCGTCGAGGATGGGAGTCAGTCCATCGTCGTCGATGCCGACGATCGGGGGGTGCGCCCAGACGGCGAGGATCGCGTCGGTGAGCTCCACCGTCCGTGCGGCGATCGCCGCAGTGCCCCATACCGGGACGTCGGCGATCTCGCGGGTCGTGGCGATGGCGCTCCGTGCGTAGGCGGGCCGCTTGGCGGGGAAGGACTGGTCGGCGATCCGCTCCGCGATGGGGTCCTCGACGAGAGCGAGGTTGCCCAGCGTGCCGGCCAGCGCGCGGTGGCTGTTCTGCTCGTCCTCGCTGTAGTCCGCCCACGTGCGGGTGCCGTCCCCACTCCAGCCGTCGCCGGGGGCGAGCGGCAGGACGTGGTCGACCGCAAGATCGGCAAGGCTCTCGACGTCCGCCAGACGCGCCAAAACGTAGGCGGGATGCGGAAGGTCGCTGTACTTCAGAGCCACCCGCACCCGTTCGTCCGACGGTGTGATCCGGCTGAACGCGTTCTCCAGCGTGCGCTGGCCCTGCTCGCGCGCGCGGCACAGCCGCGCCACCAGTCGGTCGGTGCTGACGCCCACGATGCTTCGTCGCAGCAGGAGCGATTGGATGTCGTCGAGGGTCGCGACCATCGCTGCCTTGTCCAGCTCGCCACGCGCATAGTCACGGTAGGCGCGCATCACGAGCGGGTACATGCCGCGCCCGAACGTGTTGAGCTGGCCCAGGATCTTGGCGATGTCGGGGTCGGGCGCGTGAGCCGGACCGAGCAGGATGCGATAGATCTCCGAGTACTGCTTCCACTCGGCGGCGTGCACGCGCAGGCTGTCGAGCTCGAGCCGCGGGAACTCCTGCCGGAACGCGTCATAGACCCCACGTTCCCCGGGCAGGGTCACCTCGCGTCCGGTTCGCATGACCAGGAAGTGGCGCCAGAAGCTTCCGATCGACTCACCGGTGTTCTGCTCGATGGGGACCCAGAAGGAGTCTTCGATCTCGCTCTGCTCGAGGTGGGAGAGCCCCATCAAGACGTAGTTGTGGATCAGCTCGTGATCGCGCAGCGGTTCGCCGGTGGAGTTGAGGCTTTCGAAGATCTGCTGGGCATTGGCACCCGCGCCGAGCGTGATCGCCACGTGCTCGAGCTTCTGCAGGCCGCCCCAGATCCGCGGGGCTTCCTCCGCGCTGATCTGGCTGCGGAAGAAGGCGTAATTGTCGTCGAAGCGGGATTCCCGCTGTTCGTCGTCGGGGGAACGGCGGTCCAGAACGACGCTCTCGAACACGTCCGCCCACGCACGATGCGGTCGCAGCTTGGTCCGTGTCGGGTCGGACGCGCGGACGAGGACTCTTTCCAGGTCGCCGGCCAGATCGGGCCGATCGGACTTGACGGTGTGGTGCAGCGCCGCGACCAGAAGCATGAGGGTGGTGATGCGCTGCTGCCCGTCGATCAGCACCAGCTCCGCGGATCCCGCATCGATGCTGAGGGAGGAGAGCACCGATCCGATGAAGTGCATGTGCCGGTCGTCCGAGTCGGCGACGGCGCGGATGTCGGCGAGAAGCTGTTCGCAGGCGCCGATGTCCCACCGGTACTGGCGCTGGTAGACCGGGACGACGATGGTCGCCTCCGAACCGGACAGCCACGCGATGGTGTTGACTGCGGTCGCATCGATATTCGTGGCAGTGGCCATGGTTTCGCTTCGCCCCTCGGAACGCTGTGTGTACGGCGTGCGAACCCTCGCTGAGACGGACAACGCCGCCGTCGAGCCTAGTTGATCCGTCCTCCGACCCGCCTGGAAGCGCCGGGGGATCGCGGTCCCGGCTGCGTTCGGGGAGCCCTCGGGACCCCGATGTAGGCTTGCCTAAGTCGGGCCTGTTAAAACGTGCTGGCCCCCTACGAAAGGCATGATCCTCATCATGGGTTACATCAAATCCGCCGCTCTGGAAGAGACCGGCTATGTCGTCCTCGATCGCTACAACCAGGAGTTGGATCCCAAGGAGTGGCTCGATCTCGAGTACAACGACTGGAAGTCTTCCGGGGACACCCGCTTCGCGCCGCTGGCCAGCTTCGCCGGCGACATCGAGTGCAACGGATTCTGGAATCACAAGCCGCCGCGCACGGACAAGGACGGCGTGTGGATCCCCTCGCAGGTCGAGAAGGCCCCGAACCTGACCCGCCGCGCTCAGGAGCCCGGTGCGAACGTCGGGCGGTGCCGTGTCATCGAGCTGCAGCCGAACACCTACGCGGATTGCCTCTACAACCTGCACCAGGATGACAACAACCGTCTGAACCCGGACGGTACCGGCTGGGTCGTGCGGGGATTCTTCAACCTCACCGATGACAAGGACAGCTACTTCGTCCTGCGCGAGAACCGCACCGATCCCAGTGTCGAGCACCGCATCGCGCTCCCGGCCGGCGCCCAGCTGATCGTCGACACGCAGCGTCTGTGGCACGCAGCGACCCACACGGGCGACGAGGCGCGATACTGCCTGATCACGTCCTGGACGTCCGGCCCCGAGCTGGACGCGTACATCGAGAAGTACCACGGCCAGGCGCGCGTCCCGAACGTCGAGGTGCCTCAGGACGTGCTGGACGCCGGACAGGCCGAGCAGGCCCGCCGGCTGGCCGCCCGCGCCGCGTACTATGCGGCCAAGGGACAGGCCGAAGTGACTGCGATGAGCGAGGCCTGATCGCCGGACCTGCAGCGGCCGTGGCCCCGACCGATCGGTCGGGGCCACGGCCTTCTCGATCGGTGCGGTCACCACATCGCGAATCGCTGAATGACAGTCTTGTCATTCGCGCTGGCGGTAGGCGATAATGGCAAGCACAACCGCACAGCCACGAACGCTCCGGATCAGGTCGTAGGGGAAGACGCACCTGACGAAACGGAGAGATCATGGCGACGACCAAGGCGCGTGGAGTGATCTTCATTCACTCCGCGCCACGTGCATTGTGCCCCCACCTCGAGTGGGCTGTCGGTCGCGCCCTCGGCCATCCGGTCAGCTTCGACTGGGCGGAACAGCCTGTGCTCTCGGGCAGCCGCCGCGCGGAGTTCTACTGGGAGGGGCCGGCCGGAACCGGTGCCGCCCTGGCAACGGCGATCCGGGGATGGGAGCATCTGCGGTTCGAGGTGAGCGAGGATCCCACCCCGCGCAGCGACGGCGGCAGGTGGCTGCACACTCCCGGCCTCGGCATCCACTACGCGCAGACCGACACTGCCGGCAATGTGGTGGTCGGCGAGGACCGCATCCGCTACGCCATGGAGCTGGCCGCCGGCGACCCCGTTGAGCTGCACCAGGAGCTGCAGGTCGCCCTCGGTGCGGCGTGGGACGCGGAGCTGGAGCCGTTCCGCCACGCGAGCGATGACGCATCCGTGGTCTGGCTGCACAAGGTGAGCTAGACCCGAAGAGGCTTCAGGCGGATCGAGGCGCCACTACCGGCAGTCGGAGGCCGACAATCCCGGATGCCGAGACCGCGAATCGCCGCCTGAAACGACAGACGCCCCCGCGTCGTTCGCGGGGGCGTCTGTCGTGCGGCGGATCAGACCGATGCGAAAGCCACGACGGCGTTGTGCCCGCCGAAGCCGAACGAATTGCTGATGGCCAGCTGGGGACCGTCACCGAGCGGGATCGGCGAGCCGGAGACGCGCAGCGGGATGTCGGGGTCCTGCGTGGTCAGGTTGATCGTCGGGGGGGCTTGCCCGTCGCGAAGCGCCAGGATCGTGAAGATCGCCTCCAGCGCACCCGTTCCACCGAGCAGGTGGCCGGTCGAGGCCTTGGTCGCCGACACCGGGATCTCGTGCACCCGATCGCCGAAGACGCTCAGCAGCGCCCGGTACTCCGCGATGTCGCCGGTCGGGGTCGAGGTGGCGTGCGCGTTGATGTGCGTGACGTCGTCCACCGACGCACCGGCCGCCTCGAGCGCGAGGCGGACCGCCCGGGATGCCCCCAGACCCTCCGGCTCCGGCGCGGTGATGTGGTACGAGTCGGCGGTGATGCCGCCGCCCGCCACGACGGCGTAGATCTTCGCCCCGCGCGCTCGTGCGTGCTCCTCGGTCTCCAGGACGACGGCGGCGGCACCTTCGCCCATGACGAAGCCGTCACGGTCGACGCTGTACGGGCGTGAGGCGTGCCCAGGATCGTCGTTGCGCCGGGACAGCGCCTGCATGGACGCGAAGGAGGCAACGGTGATCGGGTGGATCGCGGACTCCGTGCCTCCTGCGATCACGATGTCGGCCAGACCGAGCCGCAGATGCTCGAGAGCATTGACGATCGACTCCGTGCTCGACGCGCAGGCCGACGCGACGGTGCGTGCATACGCTCGGGCGTTCAGATGCATCGACACCGCCGCCGCCGCCGCATTCGGCATCAGCATCGGGACGGTCATCGGCATCACGCGCCGAGGGCCCTTCTCGCGCAGAGTGTCCCACGCATCCAGCAGTGTCCAGACGCCGCCGATGCCGGTGGCGAAGTCGACTCCGAACCGTTCCGGTTCGACATCCGGACTGCCGGCGTCCGCCCAGGCCTCACGTGCCGCGACGAGCGCGAACTGCGCGGCGGGATCCAGGCGCTTGGCTTCTGGGCGTTCGAGCACCGTCTCGGGACGAACCAGCGCCTCTGCGGCGAAGGTCACGGGCAGCTCGTACTGAGACACCCATTCGTAGTCGAGGGTGCGCGCACCCGAGGCGCCGCTCATCAGGGCGGACCAGCTCTCCGGAGCGGTCCCTCCGATCGGAGACGACGCTCCGATCCCGGTGACGACGATGCGTGACGTGGTCATGTAGGTGAGTCCTTGTTCCTTGCAGTCAGGGCCGACAGCCCACGGCTGATGTGCCGGTGGGGGCACGCGGCCCCCACCGGTTGCGCTCACGCCTGGTTCGACGTGATGAAGGTGACGGCGTCGCCGACGGTCTTGAGGTTCTTTACCTCGTCGTCGGGGATCGTGACGCCGAACTTCTCCTCGGCATTGACGACGATCGTCATCATCGAGATCGAGTCGATGTCGAGGTCATCCGTGAAGGACTTCTCGAGGGCTACCTCGTCTGTCGAGATCCCCGTCTCGTCGGTGATGAGCTCGGCGAGTCCGGCGAGGACTTCGTCGTTGCTGAATGCCATTGTTTCTCCTGTTCTTCGGCGGTGCCCCGTCGGGGCCTGTTCAGTCTAGGGTCGGGTCCCGTCTGCCTCAGGGCAGGACGACGACCTGCGCGCCGAAGACGAGTCCGGCACCGAACCCGATCTGCAGAACGAGACCCCCGCTCAGTTCGGGGTGCTCTTCGAGCAGGCGGTGCGTGGCGAGGGGGATGGAGGCGGCCGAGGTGTTGCCGGTCGTCTCGATGTCGCGACCGATGACGACGCCTTCGGGCAGCTTGAGCTGCTTGGCGAACTCGTCGATGATGCGCATGTTGGCCTGGTGGGGCACGAACGCAGCCAGATCGGATGCTTCGACCCCGGCCGCGGCGAGAGCCTGACGCGCGACCTTCACCATGTCCCACACGGCCCAGCGGAAGACCGCAGGACCCTCTTGGCGGAGGGTCGGCCACGGTGCTTGGCCGTAGCGGAACTCGTTGAGCGTGTGGTTCATTCCGACCGCATCGGCGCGCGAGCCGTCCGAGCCCCACACGGTGGGGCCGATGCCCGGGGTCTCACTGGGCCCGATCACGACGGCGCCGGCGCCGTCGCCGAGCAGGAAGGAGATGCTGCGATCGGCCGGGTCGACGATGTCGCTCAGCTTCTCGGCGCCGACCACGACCACGTAGTTCGCCGCGCCGCCGCGGATCAGCGCGTCGGCCTGGGTGACGCCGTACGCGAATCCCGCACAGGCGGCATTGATGTCGTAGGCGGCGGCCGGGTTCGCTCCGATCCGGTCGGCCACGATCGCCGAGACGGAGGGAGTCTGCTTCGGGTTGCTGACCGTGGCGACGATGACCGCGTCGATCTGCTGCGGATCCACGCCGGAGCGGGCGACGGCTTCGGCCGCGGCATCCGTCGCCAGCTCGATGGCGGTCGTCTCGGGCACGGCGCGGGTGCGCGTGATGATGCCGGTGCGCTGACGGATCCACTCATCGCTGGAATCGATCGGCCCGATCAGGTCGTCGTTGGGCACCGAGAGCTCCCCGCGGGCGGCGCCGTAGGAGTAGATGCGCGTGTGCGCCGGCCCGGTCGGCTGGGTGAGCGTGCGTGTCATGCGGAGTCTCCGGTCATGCGTCGGTGCCGTTCATGCTGCGACGCTGCGGAGCAGCGCCTGTGCGGCGGAAAGGTCGTCGGGCGTCTTGACGGCGACACCCGGCACGCCTCGCAGCGCACGCTTGGCCAGGCCGATGAGGGTTCCGGCTGGGGAGAGCTCCACGATTCCGGTGACATCGTCGGCGGCGAAGGCCGCCATGCACAGATCCCACCGCACCGGCGAGGCGACCTGGTCGACCAGCAGGTCGACGAACTCTGCGCCGGAGCCGATGCTCGCCCCGTCCCGGTTCGACCAGATCCTCCGGTCAGGGTCCGCGGGGGTGATCGCGCCGGCGGCCTGACGGAGTGCGTCCACGGCGGGGGCCATATAGCGGGTGTGGAAGGCGCCCGCGACCTGCAGCGGAATGACCCGGGTCCCGGCCGGCGGGTCGGCGGCCAGAGCCTGCAGGGCGGGCAGTGACCCCGCGGCGACGAGCTGGCCGGCGCCGTTGTAGTTCGCGGGAGTCAGGTCCAGCTCGTCCAGCCGCGCGACGATGGCATCCTGGTCGCCGCCGATGATCGCGCTCATTCCGGTCTGCTCGGCCGAGGCGGCCTCGGCCATCGCCCGTCCGCGGATCCCCACGAGGCGCAGCGCATCCTCTTCGCTCAACACCCCGGCGGCCGCCGCGGCGGCGAACTCGCCCACGGAGTGACCGGCGACGCCCGCGAAGCCGTCGCGGTCTGCCACCGCGCCCCACGACAGCAGGCTGGCGGCGACGATGAGAGGCTGCGCGACCTGGGTGTCGCGGATGCGCTCAGCGTCCCACTCCGTCCCGGCGGCGGTCAGATCCACCCCGGCCCACTCGGAGTACTCGGCCAGACGATCGGCAGCGCCGTCGAGCTGAAGCCACGGTGTGAGGAACCCCGGTGTCTGGGAGCCCTGCCC from Microbacterium sp. zg-B185 includes:
- a CDS encoding DUF262 domain-containing protein; amino-acid sequence: MATATNIDATAVNTIAWLSGSEATIVVPVYQRQYRWDIGACEQLLADIRAVADSDDRHMHFIGSVLSSLSIDAGSAELVLIDGQQRITTLMLLVAALHHTVKSDRPDLAGDLERVLVRASDPTRTKLRPHRAWADVFESVVLDRRSPDDEQRESRFDDNYAFFRSQISAEEAPRIWGGLQKLEHVAITLGAGANAQQIFESLNSTGEPLRDHELIHNYVLMGLSHLEQSEIEDSFWVPIEQNTGESIGSFWRHFLVMRTGREVTLPGERGVYDAFRQEFPRLELDSLRVHAAEWKQYSEIYRILLGPAHAPDPDIAKILGQLNTFGRGMYPLVMRAYRDYARGELDKAAMVATLDDIQSLLLRRSIVGVSTDRLVARLCRAREQGQRTLENAFSRITPSDERVRVALKYSDLPHPAYVLARLADVESLADLAVDHVLPLAPGDGWSGDGTRTWADYSEDEQNSHRALAGTLGNLALVEDPIAERIADQSFPAKRPAYARSAIATTREIADVPVWGTAAIAARTVELTDAILAVWAHPPIVGIDDDGLTPILDAQRRRGWPRGWQREFEYVEYRGEHWEVHDVKYLFNRVFKRLWADARADVVAFSARRGGPIYTAQAWNGHWDALDESHFLYMGWDSKYMLTAVQGVLEEADLAAEVFVKYSYIGAAM
- a CDS encoding DUF3145 domain-containing protein, coding for MATTKARGVIFIHSAPRALCPHLEWAVGRALGHPVSFDWAEQPVLSGSRRAEFYWEGPAGTGAALATAIRGWEHLRFEVSEDPTPRSDGGRWLHTPGLGIHYAQTDTAGNVVVGEDRIRYAMELAAGDPVELHQELQVALGAAWDAELEPFRHASDDASVVWLHKVS
- a CDS encoding beta-ketoacyl-[acyl-carrier-protein] synthase family protein — its product is MTTSRIVVTGIGASSPIGGTAPESWSALMSGASGARTLDYEWVSQYELPVTFAAEALVRPETVLERPEAKRLDPAAQFALVAAREAWADAGSPDVEPERFGVDFATGIGGVWTLLDAWDTLREKGPRRVMPMTVPMLMPNAAAAAVSMHLNARAYARTVASACASSTESIVNALEHLRLGLADIVIAGGTESAIHPITVASFASMQALSRRNDDPGHASRPYSVDRDGFVMGEGAAAVVLETEEHARARGAKIYAVVAGGGITADSYHITAPEPEGLGASRAVRLALEAAGASVDDVTHINAHATSTPTGDIAEYRALLSVFGDRVHEIPVSATKASTGHLLGGTGALEAIFTILALRDGQAPPTINLTTQDPDIPLRVSGSPIPLGDGPQLAISNSFGFGGHNAVVAFASV
- a CDS encoding acyl carrier protein — translated: MAFSNDEVLAGLAELITDETGISTDEVALEKSFTDDLDIDSISMMTIVVNAEEKFGVTIPDDEVKNLKTVGDAVTFITSNQA
- a CDS encoding beta-ketoacyl-ACP synthase III, with amino-acid sequence MTRTLTQPTGPAHTRIYSYGAARGELSVPNDDLIGPIDSSDEWIRQRTGIITRTRAVPETTAIELATDAAAEAVARSGVDPQQIDAVIVATVSNPKQTPSVSAIVADRIGANPAAAYDINAACAGFAYGVTQADALIRGGAANYVVVVGAEKLSDIVDPADRSISFLLGDGAGAVVIGPSETPGIGPTVWGSDGSRADAVGMNHTLNEFRYGQAPWPTLRQEGPAVFRWAVWDMVKVARQALAAAGVEASDLAAFVPHQANMRIIDEFAKQLKLPEGVVIGRDIETTGNTSAASIPLATHRLLEEHPELSGGLVLQIGFGAGLVFGAQVVVLP
- a CDS encoding ACP S-malonyltransferase; protein product: MIIAAFPGQGSQTPGFLTPWLQLDGAADRLAEYSEWAGVDLTAAGTEWDAERIRDTQVAQPLIVAASLLSWGAVADRDGFAGVAGHSVGEFAAAAAAGVLSEEDALRLVGIRGRAMAEAASAEQTGMSAIIGGDQDAIVARLDELDLTPANYNGAGQLVAAGSLPALQALAADPPAGTRVIPLQVAGAFHTRYMAPAVDALRQAAGAITPADPDRRIWSNRDGASIGSGAEFVDLLVDQVASPVRWDLCMAAFAADDVTGIVELSPAGTLIGLAKRALRGVPGVAVKTPDDLSAAQALLRSVAA